Proteins co-encoded in one Marinobacter gudaonensis genomic window:
- the fliO gene encoding flagellar biosynthetic protein FliO — translation MRFSLPGALALFVTAPAWAQEAANTAAKQAPVRAPDTLGTIVSLGLGLVAVVAVIYGCAWIIRRMNGMTGMNNNAIKVVSVMAIGARERIALIEVGGQQILLGITPSAIRTLHVFDEPVVDASAAGSGDFARKLQGMIGKSWTSPTRND, via the coding sequence ATGCGATTTTCTTTGCCGGGCGCTCTGGCGCTGTTTGTCACTGCGCCTGCCTGGGCGCAGGAGGCCGCCAATACGGCAGCGAAGCAGGCGCCAGTGCGGGCGCCCGACACCCTGGGCACCATCGTCAGCCTGGGATTGGGGCTGGTGGCGGTGGTTGCCGTGATCTATGGCTGCGCCTGGATCATCCGGCGAATGAATGGCATGACGGGCATGAACAACAACGCCATCAAGGTGGTCTCAGTGATGGCGATTGGCGCCCGAGAGCGCATTGCGCTGATCGAGGTGGGAGGGCAGCAGATACTGCTTGGCATTACGCCTTCTGCCATCCGCACGCTGCACGTGTTCGACGAACCTGTGGTCGATGCCAGCGCCGCCGGTTCCGGGGATTTTGCCCGAAAGCTGCAGGGCATGATCGGTAAGTCCTGGACCTCGCCGACAAGGAATGACTAG
- the flhB gene encoding flagellar biosynthesis protein FlhB, whose amino-acid sequence MAEENDNSQEKTEEATPRRLEKAREEGQTARSKELATMAVLLAGAGGLLMFGASLGASLEAIMRDSFVIERSAIFDMRHMSVQLIQSAKEAAWALAPILVMLLIAAVFGSIGIGGLLISGKAIAPKLNRMDPIKGLGRMFSARSLIELVKAVAKVGLVLALAILILNLRTEDLLAIAEEPVVPAMEHVLWTVAWSFFLLSCATIIIAAIDVPFQIYDHQKKLRMTKQEVKDEYKDTEGKPEVKGKIRQLQREMAQRRMMQDVPKADVVITNPTHYAVALKYDQKAMAAPVVVAKGADEVAFKIMEIARENKVEILRTPPLTRAVYHNTDLGEEIPDGLYMAIAQVLAYVFQLRQFRKGRGPKPGMPDFPIPSDLRRDV is encoded by the coding sequence ATGGCCGAAGAAAACGACAACAGTCAGGAAAAAACGGAAGAGGCCACCCCCCGACGACTTGAGAAAGCCCGGGAGGAAGGCCAGACCGCCCGCTCCAAGGAACTGGCCACCATGGCCGTGCTCCTGGCCGGTGCCGGCGGCCTGCTGATGTTCGGTGCCAGCCTTGGGGCCTCGCTGGAGGCCATCATGCGCGACAGCTTCGTGATCGAACGCTCCGCCATCTTCGACATGCGCCACATGAGCGTACAGCTCATCCAGTCCGCCAAGGAAGCCGCCTGGGCGCTGGCTCCCATCCTGGTGATGCTGCTCATCGCCGCCGTCTTCGGCTCTATCGGTATCGGCGGCCTGCTGATCAGCGGCAAGGCCATCGCGCCGAAACTCAACCGCATGGACCCGATCAAGGGCCTGGGGCGCATGTTCTCCGCGCGCTCCCTGATCGAGCTGGTTAAAGCCGTCGCGAAAGTTGGCCTGGTGCTGGCACTGGCCATCCTTATCCTGAACCTGCGTACCGAAGACCTGTTGGCCATTGCCGAGGAGCCGGTCGTGCCGGCCATGGAACACGTGCTCTGGACCGTAGCCTGGAGCTTCTTCCTTCTGTCCTGCGCCACCATCATCATTGCCGCCATTGACGTGCCGTTCCAGATTTACGATCACCAGAAGAAACTGCGCATGACCAAGCAGGAGGTGAAGGACGAATACAAGGACACCGAAGGCAAGCCGGAAGTGAAGGGCAAGATCCGCCAGCTCCAGCGCGAAATGGCCCAGCGCCGGATGATGCAAGACGTGCCCAAGGCCGACGTGGTCATCACCAACCCGACTCACTATGCCGTGGCGCTGAAGTACGACCAGAAGGCCATGGCGGCGCCGGTGGTGGTGGCCAAGGGTGCCGATGAAGTGGCCTTCAAGATCATGGAAATTGCCCGGGAAAACAAAGTGGAGATCCTCAGAACGCCGCCGTTGACCCGGGCGGTCTACCACAACACCGATCTCGGCGAGGAGATCCCCGACGGCCTGTACATGGCTATTGCCCAGGTGCTCGCCTACGTGTTCCAGCTCCGCCAGTTCCGCAAGGGACGTGGGCCCAAGCCCGGCATGCCTGACTTCCCGATTCCGTCGGATTTGCGGCGTGACGTCTGA
- the fliM gene encoding flagellar motor switch protein FliM, producing the protein MQDLLSQDEIDALLHGVDDGDIDTYEETDDTGVKSYDLSSQDRIVRGRMPTLEMINERFARYTRISLFNLMRRNADVSTGGVQIMKFGEYIHTLYVPTSLNLCKVRPLRGTSLFVLDAKLVFKLVDNFFGGEGRHAKIEGREFTPTETRIVQMVLDQVFHDMKEAWHAVLKVEFEYLSSEVNPAMANIVSPSEVVVVSTFHIELDGGGGELHFALPYSMIEPIRDVLDAGVQSDIDDVDERWVNALQEDIKDVSVPINTTVCRRRISLRDIAKLKAGDIIPVEIPEQLTVTANGIPIYKATLGTRDGKLALKVQERATLPKVKKQLKVGRNG; encoded by the coding sequence ATGCAGGACTTGTTATCACAGGATGAAATCGATGCGCTCCTCCACGGTGTGGACGACGGCGACATTGATACCTACGAGGAAACCGACGATACCGGTGTAAAGTCCTACGACCTCTCCAGTCAGGACCGTATCGTCCGGGGCCGGATGCCGACCCTGGAAATGATCAACGAACGTTTTGCCCGTTACACCCGGATCAGCCTGTTCAACCTGATGCGCCGAAACGCGGATGTCTCCACCGGGGGTGTCCAGATTATGAAATTCGGCGAATACATCCACACCCTGTACGTACCCACGAGCCTTAATCTGTGCAAGGTTCGTCCGTTGCGCGGCACCTCCCTGTTCGTGCTCGACGCCAAGCTGGTGTTCAAGCTGGTGGACAACTTCTTCGGGGGCGAGGGTCGCCATGCCAAGATCGAGGGACGGGAATTCACACCGACCGAGACCCGAATCGTGCAGATGGTTCTCGATCAGGTATTCCACGATATGAAGGAAGCCTGGCATGCGGTGCTGAAGGTGGAGTTCGAGTACCTCAGTTCCGAGGTGAATCCTGCCATGGCCAATATCGTGAGTCCCAGCGAGGTTGTGGTGGTCAGCACCTTCCACATTGAGTTGGACGGTGGCGGGGGCGAACTACATTTTGCCCTCCCGTACTCCATGATCGAGCCCATCCGGGACGTTCTCGACGCCGGCGTTCAGAGTGACATCGACGATGTGGACGAGCGCTGGGTGAATGCTCTCCAGGAAGACATCAAGGACGTAAGTGTGCCCATCAACACCACGGTCTGCAGGCGGCGCATCTCCCTGCGGGATATCGCCAAGCTGAAAGCCGGTGACATCATCCCCGTGGAAATTCCGGAGCAGTTGACGGTGACCGCCAACGGAATTCCCATCTACAAGGCCACGCTGGGCACCCGAGACGGAAAACTGGCACTGAAAGTTCAAGAGCGGGCAACGTTGCCCAAGGTAAAGAAACAACTGAAGGTGGGACGTAATGGCTGA
- the fliR gene encoding flagellar biosynthetic protein FliR: MIPAEISVDLIGQWVGQHLWPLFRLASFLMVIPIFGTQLVPARVRLGLALLMTVLIVPMIPPVPQVDALSADAVVISLQQILIGVGMGFALTALWQLFVIAGQMIAMQMGLGFASMVDPANGVNVPVLSQIYTITITLLFLAMNGHLVAFEVFIESFRTLPIGMEGLGQAGVWELAHRISWMFASAMLLALPAVTAVLIVNISFGVMTRAAPQMNIFALGFPIGLIFGLFAIWVLHANFLPHFDQYSRETFEFMRGLQGQP, from the coding sequence ATGATACCGGCGGAGATCAGCGTTGACCTGATCGGCCAGTGGGTCGGTCAGCACCTCTGGCCGCTGTTTCGCCTGGCCAGCTTTCTGATGGTGATCCCCATTTTCGGTACCCAGCTGGTTCCGGCTCGTGTGCGCCTTGGGCTGGCGTTGCTGATGACCGTCCTGATCGTACCCATGATCCCTCCGGTGCCCCAGGTGGATGCCCTGAGCGCCGATGCCGTTGTCATCAGTCTGCAGCAAATCCTGATCGGGGTGGGCATGGGCTTCGCGCTGACGGCCCTCTGGCAACTGTTCGTCATCGCCGGCCAGATGATCGCCATGCAGATGGGCCTGGGCTTCGCCTCCATGGTCGACCCGGCCAACGGCGTCAACGTACCGGTGTTATCCCAGATCTACACCATTACCATCACGCTACTGTTCCTGGCCATGAACGGCCACCTGGTGGCCTTCGAAGTGTTCATAGAAAGCTTTCGCACCCTGCCCATCGGCATGGAAGGCCTGGGCCAGGCCGGTGTCTGGGAACTGGCCCACCGCATCAGCTGGATGTTCGCCTCCGCCATGCTGCTGGCGCTGCCGGCCGTGACTGCGGTACTGATCGTTAACATCTCCTTCGGCGTGATGACCCGCGCCGCGCCCCAGATGAACATCTTCGCGCTGGGTTTCCCGATTGGCCTGATTTTTGGATTGTTTGCCATATGGGTGCTGCACGCCAATTTCCTGCCGCACTTTGACCAATACTCCCGCGAGACGTTTGAATTTATGCGGGGGTTGCAGGGGCAGCCTTGA
- the fliP gene encoding flagellar type III secretion system pore protein FliP (The bacterial flagellar biogenesis protein FliP forms a type III secretion system (T3SS)-type pore required for flagellar assembly.), whose product MRAETLKRLLPTLIGIAGLMLPAFAMAQDATGATGIPGIPAFTVTPGEGEGAQEYSVTLQILALMTALTFLPAMLMMMTSFTRIIVVFAILRQAIGLQSTPSNQILLGLALFLSIFIMKPVLEEANRVGLQPYLQEEVTSLEAVELASQPFRKFMLEQTREDDLALFMRIADVQYDTPQDVSFWVLMPAFVTSELKTAFQIGFILFIPFLIIDMVVASVLMAMGMMMLSPIIISLPFKIMLFVLVDGWALIMGTLAASYGI is encoded by the coding sequence ATGCGAGCCGAAACCCTGAAACGACTGCTTCCCACGTTGATAGGCATTGCCGGCCTGATGTTGCCGGCTTTCGCCATGGCCCAGGACGCCACTGGCGCCACCGGCATTCCCGGTATTCCGGCTTTTACCGTGACACCCGGCGAAGGCGAGGGCGCGCAGGAATACTCGGTGACCCTGCAGATCCTGGCGCTGATGACCGCGCTGACATTCCTGCCAGCGATGCTCATGATGATGACGTCGTTTACCCGCATCATCGTGGTGTTTGCCATACTGCGCCAGGCCATCGGCCTGCAGTCGACACCGTCCAACCAGATTCTGCTGGGCCTGGCGCTGTTCCTGAGCATCTTTATCATGAAGCCGGTGCTGGAAGAGGCAAACCGGGTGGGGCTTCAGCCCTACCTGCAGGAGGAAGTGACCTCCCTGGAGGCGGTGGAGCTGGCCAGCCAGCCGTTCCGCAAGTTCATGCTCGAACAGACCCGCGAGGACGATCTGGCCCTGTTCATGCGAATTGCCGACGTTCAGTACGACACACCCCAGGACGTCTCTTTCTGGGTGCTGATGCCGGCCTTCGTGACCAGTGAGCTCAAGACCGCGTTCCAGATCGGGTTCATACTGTTCATACCGTTTCTGATCATCGATATGGTGGTGGCCAGTGTGCTTATGGCCATGGGTATGATGATGCTGTCTCCGATCATCATCTCGCTGCCGTTCAAGATCATGCTGTTTGTCCTGGTGGACGGGTGGGCCCTGATCATGGGAACCCTGGCCGCCAGTTACGGAATATAG
- the fliQ gene encoding flagellar biosynthesis protein FliQ, protein MTPETVIDILREALWMIVLLASIIIGPGLVIGLVVSTFQAATQINEQTLSFLPRLLVTLIVIIVWGPWMLTQLLDHANRLFGNIPYLIG, encoded by the coding sequence ATGACCCCGGAAACCGTCATCGACATCCTCCGAGAGGCCCTATGGATGATCGTGCTGCTGGCGTCGATCATCATCGGCCCGGGCCTGGTCATTGGCCTGGTGGTCAGCACCTTCCAGGCAGCAACCCAGATTAACGAACAGACCCTGAGCTTCCTGCCGAGGTTGCTGGTCACGCTCATTGTGATCATCGTCTGGGGCCCATGGATGCTGACCCAGTTGCTTGATCACGCCAACCGGCTGTTCGGCAACATACCCTACCTGATCGGCTAG
- the fliN gene encoding flagellar motor switch protein FliN gives MADDDKKDEQELSEDEKLAAEWEAAMEESGDDGDREDEWAAAMAEAGESEDDDVQAAPMEEFGQDSSLAKGGGQAPDIDVILDIPVTISMEVGNTQIPIRNLLQLNQGSVIELDRLAGEPLDVLVNGTLIAHGEVVMVNEKFGIRLTDVISPGERIKRLQK, from the coding sequence ATGGCTGACGACGACAAGAAAGACGAGCAGGAGCTCAGCGAAGACGAGAAGCTGGCCGCCGAGTGGGAAGCCGCCATGGAGGAATCCGGCGACGACGGTGACCGCGAGGACGAGTGGGCCGCAGCCATGGCCGAGGCCGGCGAGTCGGAAGACGACGACGTTCAGGCGGCGCCCATGGAAGAGTTTGGACAGGACAGCAGTCTCGCCAAGGGCGGCGGCCAGGCGCCGGACATTGATGTTATTCTCGATATCCCGGTGACCATTTCCATGGAAGTGGGTAATACGCAGATTCCCATCCGAAACCTGCTGCAACTGAATCAGGGGTCAGTGATTGAGCTCGACAGGCTGGCCGGTGAGCCCCTGGATGTACTGGTAAACGGCACCCTGATCGCTCACGGCGAGGTGGTCATGGTCAACGAGAAATTCGGCATTCGCCTGACCGACGTGATCAGCCCGGGCGAACGCATCAAACGGTTGCAGAAATAA